In the Alteromonas sp. M12 genome, one interval contains:
- a CDS encoding transcriptional repressor: MKSSETKNLISIARLICEESGSKLTEKRQHVLEVLFQLNTPVSAYELTDHYNSIIGAPITAMSVYRILEFLEAAKLVHRLNSINKYIICAPTFGPWKHQPPLFLICKSCQSIKKIELANDLIKTLSEQAKSAGFPILGSQIELNSICNDCSSQKHKKNSSGGLSI, translated from the coding sequence ATGAAGTCTAGTGAAACAAAAAATTTGATTTCAATAGCTAGGTTAATTTGTGAAGAATCTGGTAGTAAGCTAACGGAAAAACGCCAGCATGTATTAGAAGTGTTATTCCAACTAAACACGCCGGTATCAGCTTACGAATTAACAGATCACTATAACTCTATAATCGGCGCACCGATTACCGCAATGTCGGTTTATCGTATATTGGAATTTTTAGAAGCTGCGAAGCTAGTTCATCGCCTTAATTCGATTAACAAATACATCATTTGTGCCCCTACTTTTGGTCCGTGGAAGCACCAACCTCCACTTTTTTTGATTTGTAAATCTTGTCAGAGCATAAAAAAAATCGAATTGGCGAATGACCTGATTAAAACATTGTCTGAACAAGCGAAAAGTGCTGGCTTTCCGATTTTAGGTTCACAAATTGAACTAAATAGCATTTGCAACGATTGCTCTTCACAGAAGCACAAAAAGAATTCATCTGGGGGTCTATCTATATGA
- a CDS encoding MerC domain-containing protein, with protein MTKIQQISDKVAVGLSLLCVVHCLFFPILLIIMPPLSGLFAINDALFHRWLLFAVVPISVIALIMGYFHHRSGRVFLLASLGLTLLIVTALLGHDLLGNYAEVALTVLGSSIIAFAHIRNYQLQRMNKQPEPHTSEDKAN; from the coding sequence ATGACTAAGATTCAACAAATAAGCGATAAAGTAGCGGTGGGGTTATCTCTCTTATGTGTAGTTCACTGTCTTTTTTTTCCTATTTTACTCATTATCATGCCTCCGCTTTCTGGCTTATTTGCCATCAATGACGCGCTATTCCACCGTTGGTTGCTCTTTGCGGTAGTGCCAATTAGTGTCATCGCTTTGATTATGGGTTATTTCCATCATCGCAGCGGAAGAGTCTTTTTGCTCGCTTCATTAGGGCTAACACTATTAATTGTGACAGCACTGCTGGGCCATGACTTACTCGGTAACTATGCTGAAGTTGCTTTAACCGTATTGGGTTCGAGCATTATCGCCTTTGCCCATATAAGAAACTATCAGTTGCAGAGAATGAATAAACAACCAGAACCTCATACATCGGAAGACAAGGCGAATTAA
- a CDS encoding GTP-binding protein, producing the protein MHKIEYLPTNIITGALGVGKTTLIQSLLKQKPKEQRWAVLVNEFGEVGVDGALLTSPEKNGVFIKEVPGGCMCCTSGVPMKIALNVLLAKAKPHRLLIEPTGLGHPKEVLATLTCADYRDVLDVHATLGLIDARRILDQRWRAHKTFQEQLQTADYIVATKSDLYDHESQSLLASYLSEIGVSTTPIVYSDNGIIDPILLHNRSRHVENIYVHQHNHPAHSILTPSFDTPKVGSIKVENSGEGYFSCGWICAHSVVFDYQQIMDTLSGLDVERLKAVFITQQGALGCNYSDGVLRITEIDSAKDSRIEFLTQDKQLAGQTSKILETSLGLNSVCSNTFS; encoded by the coding sequence ATGCATAAAATCGAATACCTACCCACTAACATAATAACAGGCGCTTTAGGTGTTGGAAAAACCACACTTATTCAGTCTTTACTAAAACAAAAACCTAAAGAGCAACGGTGGGCGGTGTTAGTTAATGAATTTGGTGAAGTGGGTGTCGACGGGGCACTTTTAACCAGTCCTGAAAAAAATGGTGTATTTATCAAAGAAGTACCTGGTGGCTGCATGTGTTGCACGTCAGGAGTGCCGATGAAAATAGCGTTGAATGTATTGCTGGCCAAAGCCAAACCACATCGTTTACTGATTGAGCCTACGGGCCTCGGTCATCCAAAAGAAGTGTTAGCCACGCTTACTTGTGCAGATTATCGAGACGTGCTGGACGTACATGCAACTCTAGGTTTAATCGATGCGCGCCGAATTCTGGATCAGCGTTGGCGTGCACACAAGACGTTCCAAGAGCAACTACAGACTGCTGATTATATAGTGGCAACCAAGTCGGATCTTTATGATCACGAATCTCAATCTTTATTGGCTAGTTATTTATCAGAAATTGGTGTTTCCACCACTCCAATTGTATATTCTGACAATGGCATTATTGACCCTATACTACTGCACAATAGGTCTCGACATGTAGAGAACATCTACGTTCATCAGCATAATCATCCTGCACATTCTATTTTGACTCCCTCGTTTGACACACCTAAAGTAGGCTCAATTAAAGTTGAAAATAGTGGTGAAGGATATTTTTCGTGTGGTTGGATTTGTGCCCATTCAGTCGTCTTCGATTATCAACAAATTATGGATACGTTAAGCGGCTTAGACGTGGAACGTTTAAAAGCCGTTTTTATTACCCAACAAGGTGCTTTGGGGTGTAACTATAGTGACGGTGTTTTACGGATCACCGAAATTGACAGTGCCAAAGATTCGCGCATTGAATTTTTAACCCAAGATAAGCAACTCGCCGGGCAAACTAGCAAAATATTAGAAACCTCGTTAGGTTTAAATTCGGTTTGTTCTAACACTTTTAGTTAA
- a CDS encoding alkaline phosphatase PhoX — protein MLTRRQFNQGFVAMAFGGLATHLHGGELTRYLTDVASGSNSLGGLVPDPKGIIDLPPGFSYRAISQLGEVMNDGLTVPDRADGMGCFMVDEERVVLVRNHELSPSNGTTGQVRTSVDSAAVYDTYSSGNPLPGGTSNIVYNLKTHQVEYQCMSLLGTIRNCSGGITPWGSWLTCEESVATASAKINKNHGYVFEVPSQARQLVKPDPIKAMGRFNHEAACVDPISGIVYLTEDRPDSLFYRYIPNQKGDLKAGGQLQALVIQGESKFDTRNWQESRMQVNQPYACEWIDLDNVDSQDDDLRIRGFAKGAALFARGEGIHFGTDEMYFCCTSGGKAKLGQIMRYKPSPKQDQQTGTLTLFVESLDKVTFNFGDNITVAPSGHLIVCEDQYSDTVNNHLKGVTPSGKVYDVAKVRWQTEPAGACFSDDGSVLFVNLYSPTTTLAISGPWASLNA, from the coding sequence ATGCTTACCCGAAGACAGTTTAATCAAGGTTTTGTAGCCATGGCATTTGGTGGTCTTGCTACTCATTTACACGGTGGTGAGCTAACTCGTTATTTAACTGATGTGGCTAGCGGTAGCAATTCTCTAGGCGGTTTGGTTCCAGATCCTAAAGGCATAATTGATTTGCCGCCGGGATTTAGTTATCGAGCGATTTCACAATTGGGCGAGGTTATGAATGACGGCTTAACTGTGCCTGATCGTGCCGATGGCATGGGGTGTTTTATGGTGGATGAGGAACGTGTAGTGTTAGTTCGCAATCATGAACTCTCTCCTTCTAACGGCACAACCGGGCAGGTTCGTACAAGCGTAGATTCGGCAGCCGTTTATGATACCTATTCATCGGGCAATCCGTTGCCAGGTGGTACCAGTAATATTGTTTACAACCTTAAAACACACCAAGTTGAATACCAGTGTATGTCGTTGCTTGGAACTATCCGAAATTGTTCTGGTGGTATTACTCCTTGGGGAAGCTGGTTAACCTGTGAAGAATCCGTCGCCACTGCATCTGCTAAAATTAACAAAAATCATGGTTACGTGTTTGAAGTGCCGTCTCAAGCAAGACAATTGGTTAAACCAGATCCGATAAAAGCCATGGGGAGGTTTAATCATGAAGCAGCATGTGTGGATCCTATAAGTGGAATTGTTTATTTAACAGAAGACCGCCCAGATAGTCTTTTCTATCGATATATACCAAATCAAAAAGGAGATTTAAAAGCGGGAGGTCAATTACAAGCTTTGGTAATTCAAGGAGAGTCTAAATTTGATACCCGTAACTGGCAAGAATCGCGCATGCAGGTTAATCAACCTTATGCTTGTGAATGGATAGATCTGGATAATGTGGATAGCCAAGATGATGATTTACGGATACGCGGGTTTGCAAAAGGCGCTGCTCTATTTGCTCGCGGTGAAGGTATTCATTTTGGAACAGATGAAATGTACTTTTGTTGCACCAGTGGCGGCAAGGCAAAGCTTGGACAAATTATGCGTTATAAACCTTCGCCTAAACAAGACCAGCAAACAGGCACTTTGACATTGTTTGTGGAAAGTTTAGACAAAGTCACTTTTAATTTTGGAGACAATATAACAGTCGCACCTAGCGGCCATTTAATTGTGTGTGAAGATCAATACTCAGACACGGTTAATAATCATCTAAAAGGGGTTACTCCCTCAGGTAAAGTCTACGACGTTGCTAAGGTGCGTTGGCAGACCGAGCCCGCTGGAGCTTGTTTTTCAGATGATGGTTCAGTGTTATTTGTAAATTTATATTCTCCTACTACCACGTTGGCTATAAGTGGTCCTTGGGCGTCACTTAATGCATAA
- a CDS encoding DUF2796 domain-containing protein, whose amino-acid sequence MKLSILGVLILASWACNVQSQHHVHGQGSVFIVQENELWQVQFLLPASDILGFEHSPENKHQQYLVDQFEKNRTDFNNLVQFDSTCVQRNDSQSALASTEHDESPTKQHHDLEFIYLLECEQAISEMTFPILQQYHNLKSLHVQWSTQLGQGSKLITASAPQLQWR is encoded by the coding sequence ATGAAATTATCCATTTTAGGAGTCCTTATACTAGCTAGCTGGGCTTGTAATGTGCAATCTCAACACCATGTCCATGGACAAGGCAGCGTTTTTATTGTTCAGGAAAATGAGCTCTGGCAAGTACAGTTTTTACTACCCGCCTCAGACATATTGGGTTTTGAACATAGCCCTGAAAATAAACATCAGCAGTATTTAGTTGACCAGTTTGAGAAAAATCGAACAGACTTTAACAATCTTGTTCAGTTTGATTCAACGTGTGTTCAGCGTAACGATTCACAAAGCGCTTTGGCATCCACTGAACATGATGAGAGTCCAACTAAGCAACATCACGATCTAGAATTTATTTACTTACTCGAATGCGAGCAAGCCATATCAGAAATGACTTTTCCGATTCTGCAGCAATACCACAATCTAAAAAGTTTACACGTTCAATGGAGCACGCAATTGGGGCAGGGTTCGAAGCTGATAACTGCAAGTGCACCTCAATTGCAATGGCGTTAA
- a CDS encoding MerC domain-containing protein → MMLKKLLTFADRSAITISTLCVVHCLLSPIILIALPTLTSFAIFDDEHFHIWLLYAVVPISVFAIAFGYVHQRSLSVLVTALIGIIILVLAAVLGHDVFGETGEVIASVTGAALIGFGHIKNLSLRKSNYQPYQATS, encoded by the coding sequence ATGATGTTAAAAAAACTGTTAACTTTTGCTGACCGCTCTGCAATTACAATATCGACTTTATGTGTTGTTCATTGCCTACTGTCACCGATAATTTTAATTGCGCTACCGACTTTGACGAGTTTCGCGATTTTTGATGATGAACACTTTCACATTTGGCTACTTTATGCAGTGGTTCCCATCAGTGTATTTGCCATTGCATTTGGTTATGTGCACCAACGTAGTTTGTCTGTTCTAGTCACAGCATTAATAGGAATAATCATATTAGTCCTTGCAGCTGTGCTTGGACACGATGTTTTCGGTGAAACCGGCGAAGTGATTGCTTCTGTTACTGGCGCAGCGTTAATCGGTTTTGGTCACATTAAGAATTTAAGTCTTAGGAAGTCGAATTATCAACCTTACCAAGCAACCTCTTAA
- a CDS encoding DUF3299 domain-containing protein: MNRKIALGRCYSIGFLLLILLLCTSAQAESNPIYDEIEWIELMPQSDLDALLDPPDFLNEIKDGSELDSVQALSGMSEKSENVERFQQALTSTRIIQSFDKKSIRIPGFIVPLSSDDQKRVVEFFIVPYFGACLHMPPPPPNQIIYGKFSKGIKLTQLDVAFWFEGVINIETNSNETGTSAYAMTLDNIEIYD; the protein is encoded by the coding sequence TTGAACAGAAAAATTGCTTTGGGTCGTTGCTACAGTATTGGATTCCTTTTATTAATATTACTCTTATGCACTTCTGCACAGGCGGAAAGTAATCCGATTTATGATGAAATTGAATGGATAGAGTTAATGCCGCAGAGCGATCTCGACGCATTACTTGATCCACCTGACTTTCTGAACGAAATAAAAGACGGTAGTGAGCTAGACTCTGTTCAAGCTCTATCTGGTATGAGCGAAAAGAGTGAAAATGTAGAACGCTTTCAACAAGCGTTAACGTCAACTCGTATTATTCAGAGTTTCGACAAAAAATCGATAAGAATTCCTGGGTTTATTGTTCCTCTGAGCTCTGATGATCAGAAACGTGTAGTGGAGTTTTTCATCGTTCCGTATTTTGGTGCATGTTTGCATATGCCGCCACCGCCACCAAATCAAATCATTTACGGTAAATTTAGTAAGGGAATTAAGCTTACTCAGTTAGATGTGGCGTTTTGGTTTGAAGGTGTCATTAATATTGAAACCAATAGCAACGAAACAGGGACATCTGCTTATGCAATGACCTTGGATAATATTGAAATATATGACTGA
- a CDS encoding ATP-binding protein, whose amino-acid sequence MHNLKQLYQITSDNRLSDSEKMVSLLKMGADYFQLELGIISEINDDIYTVRYAISPDNSLLAGTTFNVAETYCLHTLATNQALSFYHAGKSRIAQHPCYTNFGLESYIGAPLIVEGRRFGTINFSASAPRSKPFSDEEHDFIELLSHWIGNEIARHEKIELLQAQQKAMARQQDILEQMGQVANVGAWELDLASEKLFWSTETKKIHEVDDGFEPTIESGLDFYKPGENQRRITSLLNGIVEKGGHFSGEFEIITQRGTEKWVAVKGKAELDNGKCVRLVGAFQDITAQVNNRVELESRHKELSLALEARSLFLANMSHEIRTPINGVLGMLQILESSPLNSQQQRFLGLAKDSATSLLGIISDILDFTKIDSDKLTLEEVPIDLNQLLNNCVEIFNPRAQDKSIKLVRKFELTDKVFAVSDPTRLRQICSNLLSNAIKFTHQGQVDITTQITLKDNNRAMLTILVEDSGVGINEEQLAQLFSPFNQADASTTRKFGGTGLGLSITRKLCQLMGGDVSVESTPDAGSKFKASINVGIVEASGLTSTTSAVQTTEMDLSHLRILIVEDNEINQVVIGEMLKQRHIVFDIVKDGIEALAILKHGIKFGHEYSIILMDCQMPNMDGYQATQHIRQLPTPVNSIPIIALTANAMSDEREKCFASGMNEYLSKPIEQAKLFSMIEKFA is encoded by the coding sequence GTGCATAATCTAAAACAGTTGTATCAAATCACCTCAGATAACAGACTGTCAGATTCTGAAAAAATGGTTTCCCTGCTGAAAATGGGTGCCGATTATTTTCAGTTGGAACTTGGTATTATCAGTGAAATAAACGATGATATTTATACGGTTCGATATGCGATTTCCCCAGATAACTCACTCCTAGCTGGTACCACTTTCAATGTAGCTGAAACTTATTGTTTGCACACTTTAGCAACCAATCAAGCACTGTCATTCTATCATGCAGGAAAAAGCCGTATTGCTCAGCACCCTTGTTATACAAATTTTGGTTTGGAAAGTTATATAGGTGCACCTTTGATAGTGGAAGGCAGACGTTTCGGTACCATTAATTTTTCAGCAAGCGCACCTCGCTCAAAACCTTTTAGCGACGAAGAACATGACTTTATCGAATTACTTTCACATTGGATAGGGAATGAAATTGCTCGTCATGAGAAGATCGAATTGTTACAAGCACAGCAAAAAGCCATGGCGCGTCAACAAGATATCTTAGAGCAAATGGGTCAGGTAGCAAATGTCGGCGCGTGGGAACTGGATTTAGCAAGCGAAAAACTTTTTTGGTCTACAGAAACGAAAAAAATTCATGAAGTAGACGATGGTTTTGAACCAACTATTGAATCCGGATTAGATTTTTATAAACCTGGTGAAAATCAGCGACGAATAACTTCTTTGCTCAACGGCATCGTAGAAAAGGGTGGCCACTTTTCTGGCGAGTTTGAGATTATTACCCAAAGAGGCACTGAAAAATGGGTAGCAGTAAAGGGTAAAGCAGAGTTAGATAATGGCAAATGCGTAAGATTAGTCGGCGCTTTTCAAGATATTACTGCGCAAGTTAACAATAGGGTTGAATTGGAAAGTAGGCATAAAGAACTCTCACTAGCACTTGAAGCTCGTAGTTTATTTTTAGCCAATATGAGCCACGAAATTCGCACACCGATTAATGGTGTTCTAGGCATGTTACAAATATTGGAGAGCTCTCCGCTTAACTCTCAACAACAACGATTTCTAGGATTGGCCAAGGATAGCGCAACCTCTTTACTGGGGATTATCAGTGATATTTTGGATTTCACCAAGATTGACTCAGATAAGTTAACCCTCGAAGAAGTGCCAATAGATCTCAATCAATTGCTCAATAATTGCGTCGAAATCTTTAATCCACGGGCGCAAGACAAATCCATCAAGTTAGTAAGAAAGTTTGAATTAACCGATAAAGTTTTTGCCGTATCTGACCCTACGAGATTACGTCAAATTTGCTCTAATTTGCTCTCGAATGCTATAAAATTTACTCATCAAGGGCAGGTTGATATAACGACCCAAATAACACTGAAAGACAACAATCGCGCTATGTTGACGATTCTTGTGGAAGACTCAGGTGTGGGTATAAATGAAGAACAGTTAGCGCAATTGTTCTCACCTTTTAATCAAGCGGATGCATCAACCACGCGTAAGTTTGGGGGCACGGGTTTAGGGCTTTCTATTACCCGAAAATTATGTCAACTAATGGGAGGGGACGTTAGCGTAGAAAGCACCCCTGATGCAGGTAGCAAATTCAAAGCAAGCATTAACGTTGGGATAGTTGAAGCCAGTGGATTAACCTCAACCACTTCTGCTGTTCAGACCACAGAAATGGATCTAAGCCACTTACGAATACTCATCGTTGAAGACAACGAAATTAATCAAGTGGTGATCGGCGAAATGTTAAAGCAGCGACACATCGTTTTCGACATTGTGAAAGATGGTATCGAGGCGCTTGCTATTCTCAAACATGGCATCAAATTTGGGCACGAGTATTCAATCATTTTAATGGATTGTCAGATGCCCAATATGGATGGCTACCAAGCCACACAGCATATTCGACAACTACCAACACCGGTTAATTCAATTCCAATCATAGCGCTTACTGCTAATGCAATGTCTGATGAACGTGAAAAGTGTTTTGCATCTGGAATGAATGAATATTTATCCAAACCAATAGAGCAGGCAAAGCTGTTTAGCATGATAGAAAAGTTTGCTTAA
- the nrtS gene encoding nitrate/nitrite transporter NrtS, with protein MFTAKQLKTAIFISIVVGTILTLINQGEAFLGEAEIIWFKVILTYIVPFCVSMYSSSVARLDTKPIEKTKPLDG; from the coding sequence GTGTTTACGGCAAAACAACTTAAGACAGCAATTTTTATTAGTATAGTGGTAGGAACAATACTAACGTTAATCAATCAAGGAGAGGCGTTTTTAGGCGAAGCAGAAATAATTTGGTTCAAGGTAATCCTTACTTATATTGTGCCATTTTGTGTATCGATGTACTCAAGTAGCGTGGCACGATTAGATACAAAGCCAATAGAAAAAACAAAACCTTTGGATGGCTAA
- a CDS encoding methyl-accepting chemotaxis protein, translated as MDMLNNFSINKRLLIGFSIVTLLMVILTMVGIYRVNMIGSTLTTMTNINVVKQRHAINFRGSVHDRAIAIRDLATAQSPANVKVHIDDINRLTEFYRSSSDKMQAMQAAGTIFSSQETSILQQLDNLQQQTERVIQQVIKAKTGQSSDDGLSLLRNGGSQLFVQWLDTINSFIDLQESKNVAATNQILENAASFKTTMLVLTFSALILSILVAYVIANSFKASLGAEPAVAAESLSQIAQGNLAQSFSTKHDHSMLATMSKMQERLRNTVLEIAAASHDLKQQSTLVTQGSKEIVLLAQEQDQLTVSTRTRLSDIKENIVFVSETASKNKVNAKRMVERASNGIDSMALSVDAMQNVATTVAQAVEQISKLEALTNQIGGITNVINSISDQTNLLALNAAIEAARAGESGRGFAVVADEVRQLALRTGEATSEIQSTIEEVQQETSTAVTVMQNTLPKVQDGQTKTHNAMDLLQEIEENANNSFNNATIVADTASDQVVIIGTINEVVAQIDEINKKTVYSLEQNNAATIALDKLAEKLNKEVGFFKTS; from the coding sequence ATGGATATGTTGAATAACTTTAGTATAAATAAACGTTTGCTTATTGGTTTTAGTATTGTCACTTTACTTATGGTGATACTTACCATGGTAGGCATTTATCGAGTCAATATGATCGGTAGCACGCTCACCACAATGACAAACATTAATGTGGTAAAACAAAGGCACGCAATTAACTTTCGCGGAAGTGTCCATGATCGTGCCATTGCGATTCGCGATTTAGCCACAGCTCAAAGCCCTGCGAATGTTAAGGTTCATATAGACGATATTAATAGGTTAACCGAATTTTACCGCTCATCCAGTGATAAAATGCAAGCAATGCAAGCAGCGGGAACTATTTTTAGCAGCCAAGAAACATCGATTTTGCAACAACTCGATAATCTCCAACAACAAACAGAACGCGTGATACAACAAGTGATAAAGGCCAAAACAGGTCAGTCGAGCGACGATGGTTTGTCGCTGCTAAGAAATGGTGGTAGCCAACTCTTCGTTCAATGGCTCGATACGATTAATTCGTTTATCGATTTGCAAGAAAGCAAAAACGTTGCTGCTACCAATCAGATTTTAGAAAACGCCGCTAGCTTTAAAACTACCATGTTGGTGTTAACCTTTAGTGCGTTAATACTTTCCATTTTAGTCGCCTATGTTATCGCCAATAGCTTTAAAGCGTCACTTGGCGCAGAACCTGCGGTTGCAGCAGAATCCCTGTCTCAAATTGCGCAAGGGAATTTGGCTCAATCATTCAGTACTAAGCATGACCATAGCATGTTGGCAACGATGTCAAAAATGCAGGAAAGACTGCGCAATACAGTACTTGAAATTGCGGCGGCATCTCACGATTTAAAACAACAATCCACATTGGTTACCCAAGGCTCGAAAGAGATAGTGTTACTCGCCCAAGAACAAGATCAACTCACCGTGAGCACTCGTACTCGTTTGAGTGACATTAAAGAAAATATCGTTTTTGTGTCTGAAACCGCATCTAAAAACAAAGTTAATGCGAAACGTATGGTGGAACGTGCGAGCAATGGAATCGATTCCATGGCATTGAGTGTCGATGCCATGCAAAACGTCGCAACCACAGTGGCCCAAGCGGTGGAACAAATTAGTAAATTAGAGGCGTTAACCAATCAGATTGGTGGCATTACCAATGTGATTAACAGTATTTCAGATCAGACTAACCTTTTAGCGCTCAACGCAGCCATAGAAGCGGCTCGAGCTGGTGAATCTGGACGCGGTTTCGCAGTGGTTGCAGATGAAGTAAGACAGTTAGCCTTGCGCACAGGAGAAGCAACCAGTGAAATTCAATCGACCATTGAAGAAGTGCAACAAGAAACTTCCACAGCAGTAACTGTCATGCAAAATACGTTGCCCAAGGTACAAGATGGTCAAACCAAGACGCACAATGCCATGGATTTACTGCAAGAAATTGAAGAAAATGCGAACAATTCATTTAATAATGCGACCATAGTGGCAGATACGGCTTCTGACCAAGTTGTCATAATTGGCACAATAAATGAGGTTGTCGCTCAAATTGATGAAATCAACAAAAAAACCGTTTATTCGTTAGAGCAGAATAACGCAGCAACCATTGCTTTAGATAAACTCGCGGAAAAACTAAATAAAGAAGTCGGTTTCTTTAAAACAAGTTAG